Proteins co-encoded in one Arachis hypogaea cultivar Tifrunner chromosome 13, arahy.Tifrunner.gnm2.J5K5, whole genome shotgun sequence genomic window:
- the LOC140177699 gene encoding protein FAR1-RELATED SEQUENCE 5-like, whose protein sequence is MRRLVHLSPLTQVSTLVAGLFDCIEGESAAEECYRPLSAEEKGGNGSNAFGPGGNEFSDEVEDGELGVESDAEENFGDSFFDNWEERVVDDIAELGCINFKEITAKEIMMCHFPDRSVAFLFYSLYAKMNSFAVRKNKIRQNVRNEVTQQEFVCFRQGFRGIGSINDGRRRKREPKVETRCGCEAEIRVHVHSDSGRWIISYFQDVHNHELLDDRLTFMLPCHRKMDAAAVEQMNMMLRVRIKTPHIYLSFVQTAGGFQNLPFLKRDMYNQIGKQRRLIDEDATACRKFLESMAQANPGMFVHYLADKDDRLSTYFGRIIAVSWIMTIVFAAVLVANENEQTYTWLLQQFLDAMKGKAPGCVITDGHGVMKKAIKAVFPGAYHRLCVASVEECHF, encoded by the exons ATGAGGAGATTGGTGCATCTGTCACCTCTGACACAAGTTTCTACTTTGGTGGCAGGTCTTTTT GACTGCATAGAGGGAGAATCCGCGGCGGAGGAATGTTACCGGCCGTTGTCTGCTGAAGAAAAGGGAGGCAATGGAAGCAATGCCTTCGGCCCAGGTGGCAACGAATTCAGTGATGAAGTTGAGGATGGGGAATTAGGGGTGGAGTCGGATGCAGAGGAGAATTTTGGGGATAGCTTCTTTGACAACTGGGAAGAGAGAGTAGTGGACGACATTGCAGAGCTGGGGTGTATAAATTTCAAGGAAATAACTGCAAAGGAGATTATGATGTGTCATTTTCCGGATCGATCGGTGGCATTCTTGTTTTACAGTTTGTATGCGAAGATGAATAGTTTCGCTGTGAGAAAGAATAAGATTCGGCAAAATGTGAGGAATGAGGTTACTCAACAAGAATTTGTATGTTTCCGGCAGGGGTTCAGAGGAATAGGGTCCATTAACGACGGCAGGCGACGAAAACGTGAGCCAAAGGTAGAGACCAGATGTGGCTGTGAGGCAGAGATACGCGTCCACGTGCACTCCGATAGTGGTAGATGGATAATATCATACTTTCAGGACGTTCACAATCACGAGTTGCTGGACGATAGACTGACTTTCATGCTACCGTGCCATAGGAAAATGGATGCAGCCGCCGTGGAACAAATGAACATGATGCTTAGAGTTAGGATTAAAACGCCacatatttatttatcttttgtgCAGACTGCCGGGGGATTCCAAAACCTTCCGTTTCTAAAGAGGGATATGTATAACCAGATAGGGAAGCAACGGAGGCTCATTGACGAGGATGCGACGGCTTGCCGGAAGTTCCTGGAATCAATGGCACAGGCTAATCCTGGAATGTTTGTGCATTATTTGGCAGACAAGGATGATCGTTTGTCCACCTATTTTGGTCGGATAATTGCAGTCAGCTGGATTATG ACAATTGTGTTTGCCGCTGTGCTAGTTGCAAATGAGAATGAGCAGACTTACACCTGGTTGCTGCAACAGTTCCTAGATGCCATGAAGGGTAAAGCACCTGGGTGTGTGATAACAGATGGGCATGGAGTGATGAAAAAGGCAATCAAAGCGGTGTTTCCTGGGGCCTATCACCGTTTGTGTGTGGCATCTGTTGAGGAATGCCACTTCTAA
- the LOC140177700 gene encoding protein FAR1-RELATED SEQUENCE 5-like produces MLFDYEVWEFEDHWHYMVDAFGLSDNQWVSDLYSRRRMWATAHIRGNFFWGFRTTSRCEGSHSMLGKFVQSRHNLRDFVEQFMRCISQMRSREVHSDMLSLVGEPVLQSLFHDLERSAAKKLTRAIFFNFRPMLFRACTLKLMREWEVSHYADSNSFKCSCLRMESLGIPCDHIVAVLVHLEMTDIPDSLVLDRWSKSVGIQRSPAAIGC; encoded by the exons ATGCTGTTCGATTATGAGGTGTGGGAGTTTGAAGATCATTGGCATTATATGGTGGATGCGTTTGGTCTGTCTGATAATCAATGGGTTTCTGACCTTTACTCTAGGAGAAGGATGTGGGCAACTGCACATATAAGGGGCAACTTCTTTTGGGGTTTTCGTACAACGTCAAGGTGTGAAGGATCGCACTCAATGCTGGGTAAATTTGTCCAGTCTCGTCATAATTTGAGGGACTTTGTTGAGCAGTTTATGCGTTGCATATCCCAAATGAGGTCCAGAGAAGTACACTCTGATATGTTATCCTTGGTTGGGGAACCAGTGCTACAGAGTCTATTTCATGATTTGGAGAGGTCAGCTGCAAAGAAGCTCACAAGGGCAATTTTCTTCAACTTCAGGCCCATGCTTTTTCGTGCTTGCACACTGAAG CTAATGCGCGAGTGGGAAGTGAGTCACTATGCTGACAGTAACAGTTTCAAGTGCTCTTGCTTGCGAATGGAGTCCCTTGGTATACCGTGTGATCACATTGTAGCAGTGCTGGTACATTTGGAGATGACTGACATACCAGACAGTCTTGTTCTGGATCGTTGGTCCAAGAGTGTTGGGATTCAACGATCACCTGCCGCAATTGGATGTTGA